The nucleotide window GAGAAGGCCACCCCCGAGATCATCGCCTTCATGATGAGCGAGTGCCGGGGCCTGATCTGCGCGCCCATGGAGGGCGACGAACTGGAGCGGCTGAAGCTCCCGCAGATGGTCGAGGACAACACCGAGTCGATGGAGACCGCTTTCACGGTCTCCGTCGACGCCTCCGCCGCCCACGGCGTCACCACCGGCATCTCCGCCGCCGACCGCGCCACCACGCTCCAGCTGCTGGCGAGCGGAGACGCGGACGCCACGGACTTCGTCCGCCCGGGCCACATCTTCCCCCTGCGGGCCAAGCCCGGCGGTGTCCTCACCCGCAACGGCCACACCGAGGCCGCCGTCGACCTCGCCCGCCTCGCGGGCCTGCGCCCCGCCGGGGCGATCGTCGAGATCGCCGGTGAGGACGGCCGCATGCTGCGCCTGCCCGAACTGATCCCGTTCGCCCGCAAGCACGGCCTGACGATCATCTCCATCGAGGACCTGATCGCCTACCGCCGCTCCGCCGAACCCACCGTCAGGCGCGAGGCCCAGACCCGGCTGCCCACCGCCTTCGGCGACTTCACGGCGTACGGCTACCGCTCCACCGTCGACGGCGTGGAGCACATCGCCCTCGTCCACGGCGAGCTCGGCGACGGCGAGGACGTCCTCGTCCGTGTCCACTCCGAATGCCTCACCGGCGACATCTTCCACTCCCTGCGCTGCGACTGCGGCCCCCAGCTCCAGACCTCCATGGAACGCATCCAGGCCGAGGGCCGCGGCGTGGTCGTCTACCTCCGCGGCCATGAAGGACGCGGCATCGGCCTGCTGTCCAAGCTGCGCGCGTACGAACTCCAGGAGCGCGGCCGGGACACCCTCGACGCCAACCTGGAGCTGGGCCTGCCCGCCGACGCACGGGACTACGGCGCGGGCGCGCAGATCCTCGAGGACCTCGGCGTCCGCAGCCTGCGCCTGATGACGAACAACCCCGAGAAGACCGACGCGCTCGTCCGCCACGGCCTGAAGGTCAACGACCGCGAGTCGATGCCCGTCACCGCGGGCGAGCACAACCTCCGCTACCTGCGCACCAAGCGGGACCGGATGGGCCACGACCTGCCCTGGCTGGACACGACCACCGCGTCCACCTGCGGCAACCAATAAGACAGACGGCAAGACCAGCTCGTACGAGATTCAGGAAACAAGGAGCAACGTTGAGCGGCAAGGGCGCACCCGAACTGTCCGTACGCAACTGCGGCGACCTGCGCGTCGCGGTCATCGCGGCCCAGTGGCACGAGAAGGTGATGGACGGCCTCGTCGACGGCGCCCTGCGCGCCCTGCACGACCTCGGCATCGACGAGCCGACCCTGCTCAGGGTTCCCGGCAGCTGGGAACTCCCGGTCGTCGCCAAGGTCCTCGCCGGCCGTGGCTACGATGCGATCATCGCCCTCGGTGTCGTCATCCGCGGCGGCACACCCCACTTCGAGTACGTGTGCCAAGGCGTCACCCAGGGCCTCACCCAGGTCTCCGTCGACACCGGAGTCCCCATCGGCTTCGGCGTACTGACCTGCGACACCGAGGAACAGGCCCTGGACCGCGCGGGCATCGAGGGCTCCAACGAGGACAAGGGACACGAGGCGGTGACGGCGGCCGTGGCGACGGCGGCCACCCTCCGCTCAGTATCCGAACCCTGGCGCTGAGGCCGGGCGGATAACGCGTAGGGTGGGCGTCACCATGTCCAAGAAGACGTTCGAGGAGCTCTTCACCGAGCTCCAACACAAGGCTGCCAACGGCGATCCCGCCACTTCCCGCACCGCCGAACTCGTCGGGAAGGGCGTCCATGCCATCGGCAAGAAGGTCGTCGAAGAGGCCGCCGAGGTCTGG belongs to Streptomyces graminofaciens and includes:
- a CDS encoding bifunctional 3,4-dihydroxy-2-butanone-4-phosphate synthase/GTP cyclohydrolase II — its product is MTTAPILYTNDDIENFALDPVEQAIADIAAGRPIVVVDDEDRENEGDLVIAAEKATPEIIAFMMSECRGLICAPMEGDELERLKLPQMVEDNTESMETAFTVSVDASAAHGVTTGISAADRATTLQLLASGDADATDFVRPGHIFPLRAKPGGVLTRNGHTEAAVDLARLAGLRPAGAIVEIAGEDGRMLRLPELIPFARKHGLTIISIEDLIAYRRSAEPTVRREAQTRLPTAFGDFTAYGYRSTVDGVEHIALVHGELGDGEDVLVRVHSECLTGDIFHSLRCDCGPQLQTSMERIQAEGRGVVVYLRGHEGRGIGLLSKLRAYELQERGRDTLDANLELGLPADARDYGAGAQILEDLGVRSLRLMTNNPEKTDALVRHGLKVNDRESMPVTAGEHNLRYLRTKRDRMGHDLPWLDTTTASTCGNQ
- the ribH gene encoding 6,7-dimethyl-8-ribityllumazine synthase, with the protein product MSGKGAPELSVRNCGDLRVAVIAAQWHEKVMDGLVDGALRALHDLGIDEPTLLRVPGSWELPVVAKVLAGRGYDAIIALGVVIRGGTPHFEYVCQGVTQGLTQVSVDTGVPIGFGVLTCDTEEQALDRAGIEGSNEDKGHEAVTAAVATAATLRSVSEPWR
- a CDS encoding phosphoribosyl-ATP diphosphatase, which gives rise to MSKKTFEELFTELQHKAANGDPATSRTAELVGKGVHAIGKKVVEEAAEVWMAAEYEGKEAAAEEISQLLYHVQVMMVARGISLDDVYAHL